The following coding sequences are from one Bacteroidota bacterium window:
- a CDS encoding DUF4421 family protein — translation MNFLEYLTHCFTFAVRATGFMLKKNVLFLSFIAITFFSHAGEVDTNYVQRFKNIFAVKTFLVNNGFIYNLTPRNNNLFTEQQLNDAKLYYSPHIPTTAGVSLNIKGIGFTYIFKFTNDYLDTTGRVKSGHKQFQMNIYGTRFGFEGYYMDYQRFYFHYKGDEILNKNYNNDIRSYKVGANAIFIFNGKKFSYNAAFNQTQLQKKSAGSGIMVLSLRFDELKSGDLIPDSVKAFYGNISNLQRNRNIAFFLQGGYAFNLTKNNFYFSNAYIVGAGIQSQIYKYPIGNHYRIALPLIGRAKASMGYNGKVFFGGVFANADVTQSQIKTLRTQQFQYSYGVFIGLRAIEFTKNKSQLRKEAKEKKMAEDAAKKKLKEEQKKAAREKKKKK, via the coding sequence ATGAATTTTTTAGAATATTTAACACATTGTTTTACTTTTGCAGTAAGAGCAACCGGATTCATGTTAAAAAAAAACGTCCTTTTCCTTTCATTCATTGCGATAACGTTCTTCAGTCATGCTGGCGAAGTAGACACGAATTATGTGCAACGGTTCAAAAATATTTTTGCTGTTAAAACATTCTTAGTCAACAATGGCTTTATCTACAATTTAACACCACGCAACAACAATTTGTTTACGGAGCAACAACTGAATGATGCCAAATTGTATTATTCGCCTCATATTCCAACTACGGCAGGCGTTTCTTTGAATATAAAAGGAATAGGATTTACCTATATTTTTAAATTCACCAACGATTATTTGGATACAACAGGGCGAGTAAAATCAGGGCATAAACAATTTCAGATGAATATCTACGGAACACGCTTTGGTTTTGAGGGATATTACATGGATTATCAACGATTCTATTTTCACTATAAGGGAGATGAAATATTAAATAAAAATTACAACAATGATATCCGTTCTTATAAAGTTGGAGCAAACGCGATATTTATTTTCAATGGAAAGAAATTCTCATACAATGCGGCTTTTAATCAAACGCAATTGCAGAAAAAAAGTGCAGGATCCGGAATTATGGTTCTCTCGTTGCGATTTGATGAATTAAAAAGTGGCGATTTAATTCCAGATAGTGTCAAAGCATTTTATGGCAATATTTCCAACTTACAAAGGAATCGAAACATTGCATTTTTTCTCCAGGGTGGTTATGCATTCAATTTAACAAAAAACAATTTTTATTTTTCGAATGCCTATATTGTTGGTGCCGGAATTCAGTCACAGATTTACAAATACCCAATAGGAAACCATTATAGAATTGCATTACCCTTGATTGGAAGAGCGAAAGCCAGCATGGGTTATAATGGGAAAGTGTTCTTCGGAGGTGTTTTTGCGAATGCAGATGTTACACAATCACAAATCAAAACATTACGAACGCAGCAGTTTCAATATTCTTATGGGGTATTTATTGGTTTAAGAGCAATTGAATTCACCAAAAACAAATCACAATTGCGTAAAGAAGCGAAAGAAAAGAAAATGGCAGAGGATGCAGCAAAAAAGAAATTAAAAGAAGAACAGAAAAAAGCGGCACGAGAAAAGAAGAAAAAGAAATAA
- a CDS encoding ABC transporter ATP-binding protein, with protein MNATSIIKTKDLNKSFHDPVEFQALKNINVQINQGEFVSIVGSSGSGKSTLLYVLSTLDTDYTGHIYFDGDDLSLKTKNELAEIRNEKIGFVFQFHYLLPEFTVLENVCLPANKLAKFSEEEIKERAYKKLDLLGLRDQALKKANKLSGGQQQRVAIARALINDPKIIFGDEPTGNLDSKNSQNVFEIFKELKEQFNQSIVVVTHDMNFANKTDRIITLSDGEVV; from the coding sequence ATGAACGCTACTTCCATCATAAAAACAAAAGATCTGAACAAAAGCTTTCATGATCCGGTTGAATTTCAAGCATTGAAAAACATCAATGTTCAGATTAATCAAGGGGAATTTGTTTCCATCGTTGGTTCGTCCGGCAGCGGAAAATCTACTCTGCTTTATGTTTTAAGCACATTAGATACTGATTATACAGGACACATCTATTTTGATGGCGATGATCTAAGTTTGAAAACTAAAAATGAATTGGCAGAAATCCGGAATGAAAAAATCGGTTTTGTGTTTCAATTTCATTATCTGTTGCCGGAGTTTACCGTTCTTGAAAATGTTTGCCTGCCAGCCAATAAACTTGCTAAATTCAGTGAAGAAGAAATTAAAGAACGGGCATATAAAAAATTGGATTTATTAGGTTTGCGCGACCAAGCACTAAAAAAAGCGAATAAACTTTCAGGAGGACAACAACAAAGAGTCGCTATTGCCAGAGCTTTAATTAATGATCCAAAAATTATTTTTGGGGATGAACCAACAGGAAATTTGGATTCGAAGAACTCACAGAATGTTTTTGAAATTTTTAAAGAACTGAAAGAACAGTTTAATCAATCCATCGTTGTGGTAACACACGATATGAACTTTGCAAATAAAACGGATCGGATCATTACCTTAAGTGATGGCGAGGTTGTTTAA
- a CDS encoding ABC transporter permease: MNKNPLFKIALTHLFSKKRQTIVAMLGVTFGIAIFIFQAGLMSGFQDFFIQETVNTTANIRIYNEAEKNRASILDKMNPDPHHWNAVQNQKPKDEKTKIKNGYQIISVLEKDPRVAGVSPFLGSQAIFKVGISQIAGRVSGVDIIKENILFDVAKNMRQGDITKLETIPNGIILGDGLADLLGAKLNDNISVVSPLGVNLDMKIVGINHSGLTDVDKSRAYINIRNAQKLLQVDGEYITDINIKLKDFERSEELAKLYHTKFGFRTIDWKEANASVFSVFKIQNMVTYLIIVSILVVSGFGIFNILMMIIYEKMPDIAILKAIGYKDRDIKIIFLTESLVIGICGGLLGLLVGFLMQKIVGGIRMDIKGFVSMEYLHFNSTPAFYLFAFVFGLITTAVAGYLPARKAAKVDAIDIIRSK, translated from the coding sequence ATGAATAAGAATCCACTTTTTAAAATTGCATTAACTCATTTGTTCTCTAAAAAGCGACAAACAATTGTTGCGATGTTAGGTGTAACATTCGGAATCGCTATTTTTATTTTTCAAGCAGGATTAATGTCCGGCTTTCAAGATTTTTTTATTCAGGAAACCGTAAACACTACTGCGAACATTCGAATCTATAATGAAGCAGAAAAGAATCGAGCGAGCATTTTAGATAAAATGAATCCGGATCCTCACCATTGGAATGCCGTTCAAAATCAAAAACCAAAAGATGAAAAAACAAAAATTAAAAATGGTTATCAAATCATTTCTGTTTTGGAAAAAGATCCTCGTGTTGCAGGGGTTTCACCGTTTTTAGGCTCTCAGGCTATTTTTAAAGTTGGGATTTCTCAAATAGCCGGACGCGTTTCAGGAGTGGATATCATCAAAGAAAATATTTTGTTTGATGTTGCTAAAAACATGAGGCAAGGGGATATTACCAAATTAGAAACAATCCCCAATGGAATTATTTTAGGTGACGGACTTGCCGATTTACTAGGTGCCAAATTGAATGATAACATTTCTGTCGTTTCCCCTTTGGGTGTAAATTTAGATATGAAGATTGTGGGAATTAATCATAGTGGATTAACAGATGTGGATAAAAGCAGAGCCTACATTAACATTCGCAATGCGCAAAAATTATTGCAGGTGGATGGGGAGTACATTACTGATATCAATATTAAATTGAAAGATTTTGAACGTTCCGAAGAGTTGGCAAAATTGTATCATACGAAATTTGGATTTCGAACCATTGATTGGAAAGAAGCAAATGCAAGCGTATTTAGCGTTTTTAAAATTCAAAACATGGTTACTTACTTAATTATAGTCTCCATTTTAGTGGTATCCGGTTTTGGAATATTTAATATTTTAATGATGATTATTTATGAGAAAATGCCTGATATCGCTATTCTGAAAGCGATTGGCTACAAGGATAGAGATATAAAAATTATTTTTCTTACGGAATCATTAGTTATTGGAATTTGCGGTGGTTTGTTGGGTTTGCTGGTAGGTTTCTTAATGCAGAAAATAGTTGGAGGCATTCGAATGGACATCAAAGGATTTGTGTCGATGGAGTATTTGCATTTTAACTCAACACCGGCTTTTTATTTGTTTGCTTTTGTATTCGGACTTATCACAACAGCTGTGGCGGGATATCTTCCGGCACGTAAGGCCGCAAAAGTGGATGCAATTGATATAATTCGATCGAAATAA
- a CDS encoding efflux RND transporter periplasmic adaptor subunit, producing the protein MKKFTLIAFVTIVIAACNSKDDTAIPSRKDLTQAVYASGKIFPINDYKVFSKLPGYIEKIHVEVGDSVKIGQALMTIRSEVSELNVNTAKNLLQLAQNNANQNSAYLTALKQDVASAKSKYELDSVNYNRFLVLMKENATSKLQLDQSKTQFDISKQNYLKALSSFINTKDKIRVELENAQLQYEAQVSNKNDYTITSAVNGKVYDIAPKEGELINTQIMLMEIGDGERFEIELSVDETDISLIKINQEIVFAIDAYKDAVFKGKVVEVYPRINQSNKTSKVLASIQLDATTQIYSGMSVEANIIISEKKNVLVIPREFLVEGTKVKKKGSKELTTIKKGVSDLEFVEILEGVDETMEIEMP; encoded by the coding sequence ATGAAAAAATTTACCCTAATCGCATTTGTAACAATTGTCATTGCAGCGTGCAATAGCAAAGATGATACAGCTATTCCTTCGCGGAAAGACCTCACGCAAGCCGTGTATGCTTCCGGTAAAATATTTCCAATTAATGATTATAAAGTATTCAGCAAGTTACCAGGATATATTGAAAAAATTCATGTAGAAGTGGGAGATTCAGTAAAAATCGGACAAGCATTAATGACCATCCGAAGTGAGGTGAGTGAATTGAATGTAAATACCGCTAAAAACTTATTGCAATTGGCACAGAATAATGCGAATCAAAATTCTGCTTACCTCACCGCATTGAAACAAGATGTCGCTTCTGCAAAATCAAAATACGAATTGGATTCTGTAAATTATAACCGATTCTTGGTTTTGATGAAGGAAAATGCCACATCAAAATTACAGCTCGATCAGTCAAAAACGCAGTTTGATATTTCAAAACAAAACTATTTAAAAGCATTGAGTTCGTTCATTAATACAAAAGATAAAATTCGTGTGGAGCTCGAAAATGCACAGTTGCAATACGAAGCACAAGTATCCAACAAAAATGATTATACAATTACTTCTGCAGTCAATGGAAAGGTGTATGATATTGCTCCAAAAGAGGGAGAGCTAATCAACACTCAAATTATGCTCATGGAGATTGGTGATGGTGAGCGATTTGAGATTGAACTAAGCGTTGATGAAACAGATATCTCATTAATTAAGATCAATCAGGAGATTGTTTTTGCAATTGATGCTTATAAGGATGCTGTGTTTAAAGGCAAAGTGGTGGAGGTCTACCCGCGTATCAATCAAAGTAATAAAACATCAAAAGTATTGGCATCGATTCAATTGGATGCTACCACACAAATATATTCCGGGATGTCCGTGGAGGCAAACATCATCATCTCCGAAAAGAAAAATGTATTGGTCATCCCCCGTGAATTTTTAGTTGAAGGGACTAAAGTGAAAAAGAAAGGAAGTAAAGAATTGACAACAATAAAGAAGGGTGTATCCGACTTGGAGTTTGTGGAAATTCTTGAAGGGGTTGATGAAACAATGGAAATTGAAATGCCTTAA
- a CDS encoding efflux RND transporter permease subunit, whose protein sequence is MKFKEFKPSSWAIDNKISIYILTFFITIAGLFSYNSLPKESFPEIVVPTIYINTVYLGNSPTNIENLVTKPIEKQLKGLSGMKKLNSTSLQDVSVIMVEFNTNMKVSDVKEKVKDAVDKAAMDLPKDLTRQPNVMEVNFSELPIMYVNLAGKMDLNKLKLYAESVKDKIEGMKEISKVIMVGDLEREIQVNVDMYKMQSANLSLGDIQRAVQYENMNFSGGLVPMDGMKRNISIKGEFKSVSEIENIIVTSGTGAKLYLKDIADVIDGNKEQESYARLEGKNVITLNIVKRSGENLIDASDKITALLETMKKEDFPTDLKVTVTGDQSEKTRSTLHDLINTIIIGFILVTFILMFFMGVTNALFVAASVPLSMFIAFWAMPAIGGAFDFSYTMNMIVLFAFLLALGIVVDDAVVVIENTHRIFDNGKVDIKTAAKMAAGEVFMPVLSGTLTTLAPFVPLLFWNGIIGKFMFFLPITLIVTLLASLLVAYIVNPVFAVDFMKPHIANHKEKWTKNTTFTVIGFVVLALFIHMQGHHATGNLTFFILGFYLLNKFVLYGIFEKFQTKTWPAFQTRYVKFLTRFLKRPGLALIGVFGLFVLSLIFFTVRGPKVVFFPQGDPNFVYVYLKLPVGTDPIQTNKAMLIAESKVNQVLGDSNKIVKSIITNVTKQTTDPQDQDQSDYPNRGKIAISFVDFKDRDGQSTSKYLEELQKMNWNIPGAEISVSKEQAGPPVSKPINIEITGDNFDELVSNSIQLKRFLDKRKIEGVVNIKSDFETIKPEIVFNIDRERANREGISTATIGMEIRNAVFGSEISKFRDENDQYPIQLRYKYDQRNNIEALRNLKITFRDMNMGGILRSVPLSSFATVEYSNTYGGIKRKMQKRVISLSSNVVTGFNENEVVGVVKKALAEYVPVGKVTVALTGQQEEQAETGAFLGTALLYSIALMLLILVLQFNAVGKPLIILSEILFSIIGVLIGTALFKMDMSIVMTGVGIIALGGVVVRNGILLIEFAEMARGQGMSLWDATVEAGRTRMTPVILTATAAILGLIPLAVGLNMDFETLFASNNPQLYFGGDNVVFWGPLAWTMIFGLAFATFLTLLLVPAMYLMSERLKRKSEIVLKYMGLSAALMYVPFFVLLMRFILYVRGTKLEYGNLDY, encoded by the coding sequence ATGAAATTTAAAGAATTTAAACCATCCAGTTGGGCGATTGATAATAAAATCAGTATTTACATACTTACATTTTTTATCACGATTGCAGGACTTTTTTCTTACAACAGTCTTCCGAAAGAGAGCTTTCCAGAAATTGTTGTCCCAACAATATATATTAATACTGTTTACTTAGGAAACTCTCCTACGAACATTGAGAACCTTGTTACCAAACCAATTGAAAAACAATTGAAAGGCTTGTCTGGGATGAAAAAGTTGAACTCCACTTCATTACAGGATGTGTCTGTAATTATGGTAGAGTTTAATACCAACATGAAAGTGTCGGATGTAAAGGAAAAGGTAAAGGATGCTGTTGATAAAGCAGCAATGGATCTTCCAAAAGATCTTACACGTCAGCCAAATGTGATGGAAGTTAACTTTTCAGAGTTGCCAATTATGTATGTGAATCTGGCAGGAAAAATGGATCTGAACAAACTTAAGCTATATGCAGAGAGTGTTAAAGATAAGATTGAAGGGATGAAGGAGATTTCTAAAGTAATTATGGTTGGAGATTTGGAACGAGAAATTCAAGTGAATGTTGACATGTATAAAATGCAATCTGCTAATTTGTCTTTAGGTGACATTCAGCGTGCAGTTCAATATGAAAACATGAATTTTTCTGGTGGGTTGGTGCCGATGGATGGAATGAAAAGAAATATTTCTATCAAAGGAGAATTCAAATCTGTTTCAGAAATTGAAAATATTATCGTTACCTCAGGAACAGGAGCAAAACTTTATTTAAAGGATATTGCGGATGTTATTGATGGAAATAAAGAGCAAGAAAGTTATGCCCGTTTGGAAGGTAAAAATGTTATTACTCTGAATATTGTAAAAAGATCCGGAGAAAATTTAATTGATGCTTCTGATAAAATTACTGCGCTGTTGGAAACAATGAAGAAAGAGGACTTTCCTACAGATCTGAAAGTTACCGTTACAGGTGATCAATCGGAAAAAACCAGAAGCACGCTTCATGACCTTATTAATACCATTATTATTGGATTTATTTTGGTAACGTTTATTTTAATGTTCTTTATGGGCGTTACCAATGCATTGTTTGTTGCAGCATCAGTTCCCCTCTCCATGTTCATTGCTTTTTGGGCTATGCCGGCAATTGGAGGAGCATTCGACTTCAGTTATACAATGAACATGATTGTATTGTTCGCATTTTTACTCGCACTCGGAATTGTTGTAGATGATGCTGTGGTAGTAATTGAAAATACACATCGGATTTTTGATAATGGGAAAGTGGATATTAAAACGGCAGCAAAGATGGCAGCCGGAGAAGTGTTCATGCCTGTATTGAGCGGAACATTAACAACTCTTGCTCCGTTCGTTCCGCTTTTATTCTGGAATGGAATCATCGGTAAATTTATGTTTTTCCTGCCCATTACACTGATTGTTACATTGCTCGCTTCCTTGCTAGTTGCTTACATCGTTAATCCTGTTTTTGCAGTAGACTTTATGAAGCCACATATTGCAAATCACAAAGAGAAATGGACAAAAAACACTACGTTTACTGTTATTGGATTTGTTGTTCTTGCCCTATTTATTCATATGCAAGGACATCATGCCACCGGAAATTTAACCTTCTTTATTCTCGGCTTTTATTTATTAAATAAATTTGTGTTGTATGGAATTTTTGAAAAATTTCAGACGAAAACATGGCCAGCATTTCAAACACGTTATGTTAAATTTTTAACAAGATTCTTGAAACGCCCAGGATTAGCGTTGATTGGTGTGTTTGGATTATTTGTGCTTTCACTTATCTTTTTTACTGTACGTGGCCCAAAGGTGGTTTTCTTCCCGCAAGGAGATCCCAACTTTGTTTATGTTTATTTGAAATTACCTGTTGGAACAGATCCGATTCAGACGAATAAAGCAATGCTAATTGCTGAAAGTAAAGTGAATCAAGTATTAGGAGATTCTAACAAAATTGTAAAATCAATCATTACTAACGTTACAAAACAAACTACAGATCCGCAGGATCAAGATCAAAGTGATTATCCAAACAGAGGTAAAATTGCTATTTCATTTGTTGACTTCAAAGATCGAGATGGGCAATCGACATCAAAATATTTGGAAGAACTTCAAAAAATGAATTGGAATATTCCTGGAGCTGAAATCTCTGTTTCAAAAGAACAAGCGGGACCTCCAGTTTCTAAACCAATAAATATCGAAATAACCGGAGATAATTTTGATGAATTGGTTTCAAACTCAATTCAATTAAAAAGATTTTTGGATAAACGAAAAATTGAAGGGGTTGTAAATATTAAATCCGATTTTGAAACAATTAAACCGGAAATTGTATTTAACATTGATCGTGAACGAGCAAATCGTGAGGGAATTAGTACTGCAACTATCGGGATGGAAATAAGAAATGCTGTTTTTGGTTCTGAAATAAGTAAGTTCAGAGATGAAAATGATCAGTATCCAATTCAATTACGATATAAGTATGATCAACGAAACAATATTGAAGCATTGAGGAATTTAAAAATTACTTTCCGTGATATGAACATGGGTGGTATTTTAAGAAGTGTTCCATTGTCTTCATTTGCTACTGTAGAATACAGTAATACCTACGGTGGAATTAAACGTAAAATGCAAAAGCGGGTCATTTCATTGTCATCTAATGTTGTTACCGGATTTAATGAAAACGAAGTGGTGGGTGTTGTGAAAAAGGCGCTTGCCGAATATGTTCCCGTTGGTAAAGTTACTGTTGCGCTCACCGGACAACAAGAAGAGCAAGCTGAAACGGGTGCATTTCTTGGAACAGCTTTACTTTATTCCATTGCGCTAATGCTCTTGATTTTGGTACTCCAATTTAATGCCGTTGGTAAACCGTTAATTATCTTATCTGAAATTTTGTTTAGTATCATAGGTGTGTTAATTGGAACGGCCTTATTTAAGATGGATATGAGTATTGTCATGACTGGTGTCGGAATTATTGCATTGGGTGGTGTTGTTGTTCGTAATGGGATTTTGCTAATTGAATTTGCCGAAATGGCGCGAGGACAAGGAATGAGTTTGTGGGACGCTACAGTGGAAGCTGGACGAACACGTATGACACCCGTAATTCTTACTGCAACAGCTGCAATATTAGGCTTGATTCCTTTAGCAGTTGGTTTAAATATGGATTTTGAAACCTTATTTGCATCAAATAACCCTCAGTTATATTTTGGTGGAGATAATGTTGTGTTTTGGGGACCGCTTGCTTGGACGATGATTTTCGGTTTAGCATTTGCAACTTTCCTTACATTACTTTTGGTTCCTGCTATGTACCTGATGTCGGAGCGATTAAAACGTAAATCAGAAATCGTTTTAAAATACATGGGATTATCTGCTGCATTGATGTACGTTCCCTTCTTTGTTTTGTTGATGCGATTTATTCTTTATGTGAGAGGCACAAAATTAGAATATGGTAATTTAGACTATTAA
- a CDS encoding efflux RND transporter periplasmic adaptor subunit produces MKKLLLIPTLTLLLIACGSGEDKKAQLEDLKKQEVDIKAKIAALEAELNTGADSAKNGIAVAVMTLKAEVFKNYIDVQGRVDADQNVALSTEMPGTITKINVKTGDEVSVGQVLAETDARAINQQISDLQTNSDLVNQIFEKQKNLWEQKIGTEVQYLQAKTNKESMEKKMAAMQEQLRMTKIISPINGTVDAVDIKFGQAVAKNPAIRVINYSNLKVKADVAETYASKIKKGNEVVIHFPDTNDSIVTKVDFVSRAINNASRTFSVEVLLDNKKEYHPNMVAKLSINDYQSSEPEILIPVRTIQKDESNQEFVYLAKGNTAKKQLVKIGKTYNGKAEVVSGLKEGDVLLTLGYDIVNEDDAIIYKK; encoded by the coding sequence ATGAAAAAATTATTATTGATACCAACCCTTACTTTGTTATTAATTGCTTGTGGTTCAGGTGAAGATAAAAAAGCACAACTGGAAGATTTGAAAAAACAGGAAGTAGACATTAAAGCAAAAATTGCTGCACTGGAAGCGGAGTTGAATACTGGGGCAGACTCAGCAAAAAATGGAATTGCTGTTGCCGTAATGACACTAAAAGCAGAAGTGTTTAAAAACTATATTGATGTTCAAGGGCGTGTGGATGCAGATCAAAATGTTGCATTGAGTACTGAAATGCCAGGTACGATTACTAAAATCAATGTAAAAACTGGTGATGAGGTGAGTGTTGGACAGGTGCTTGCTGAAACGGATGCTCGTGCGATTAACCAACAAATATCAGATTTGCAAACAAATTCAGATTTAGTAAATCAGATTTTTGAAAAACAAAAAAATCTTTGGGAACAGAAAATAGGAACCGAAGTACAATACCTTCAAGCAAAAACAAATAAAGAAAGCATGGAAAAAAAGATGGCTGCAATGCAAGAACAATTGCGCATGACCAAAATTATTTCCCCAATCAATGGAACGGTAGATGCAGTGGACATTAAATTCGGACAAGCCGTTGCTAAGAATCCTGCTATCCGTGTGATTAACTATTCGAACCTAAAAGTAAAAGCAGATGTTGCAGAAACGTATGCGTCTAAAATTAAAAAAGGAAATGAAGTGGTAATTCATTTTCCGGACACAAACGATTCTATTGTTACAAAGGTTGATTTTGTATCGCGTGCGATTAATAATGCAAGCAGAACTTTTTCTGTAGAAGTATTGCTGGATAATAAAAAAGAGTATCATCCAAACATGGTGGCTAAATTGAGCATTAACGACTATCAATCATCTGAACCTGAAATTTTAATCCCTGTTCGAACCATACAAAAAGATGAAAGCAATCAGGAGTTTGTTTATTTAGCAAAAGGAAACACAGCTAAGAAACAATTGGTGAAAATCGGAAAAACATATAATGGAAAAGCTGAAGTAGTTTCTGGTTTGAAAGAAGGAGATGTTTTGCTTACGCTAGGTTATGATATCGTTAATGAAGACGATGCGATTATTTATAAAAAATAA
- a CDS encoding TolC family protein, with translation MKKIVIILGMALFTMNSFAQTKDSASFSFSLQQSIKYALENQKDVKNAIIDEQIAQQKVNEIMGMGLPQISSSFDLRNFVELPTSLIPADFFGGPPGTFAAVKFGTKYNATAGIDASQLIFSGDYFLGVKASKTFVEISKKSTERTKIEAASTISKAYYTVLVNQERMQLMDATIVRIKKTMEDTKALLDNGFVEKLDYDRLIVTYNNLMTEREKVDRLLQLGVYLLKYQMGMDIYANLILTDKLTDVKLEVLSDAVTQKFDYEKRVEYSLFDSQYKLAKLDLKRQRFSYLPTAFAYGSVSGAAQRNEFDIFDTDKQWYPTGVIGAKVTLPIFTGFQRHYKNQQAKLSVLKAENNVDFIKKSIDLELASATSILKNAAMSLENQKKNIAIAEEVVRVSKLKYEQGVGSNLEMITAETSLKEAQTNYFNALFDALVAKIDFDKANGNLK, from the coding sequence ATGAAAAAAATAGTAATAATATTAGGAATGGCATTGTTTACAATGAATTCGTTTGCTCAAACGAAGGACAGTGCATCGTTTTCTTTTTCATTACAGCAATCCATTAAATATGCATTGGAAAACCAAAAGGATGTTAAAAATGCCATTATTGATGAACAAATTGCTCAACAAAAAGTGAACGAAATCATGGGAATGGGCTTGCCGCAAATTTCCTCGAGTTTCGATTTAAGAAATTTCGTTGAATTACCCACATCGCTTATCCCAGCTGATTTTTTTGGAGGCCCTCCGGGAACATTTGCTGCTGTGAAATTTGGAACAAAATACAATGCTACAGCCGGTATTGATGCCTCGCAGTTAATCTTTAGTGGAGATTATTTTTTAGGAGTAAAAGCATCTAAAACATTTGTTGAAATTTCTAAAAAGTCTACGGAACGTACAAAAATAGAAGCAGCTTCCACCATTTCAAAAGCATATTATACCGTGTTGGTAAATCAGGAGCGCATGCAATTAATGGACGCAACGATTGTTAGAATTAAAAAAACAATGGAGGACACAAAAGCATTGCTTGATAATGGCTTTGTTGAAAAGTTGGATTACGACCGACTGATTGTTACTTATAATAATTTAATGACAGAGCGCGAAAAAGTAGATCGCTTGTTACAATTGGGTGTCTATTTGTTAAAATATCAAATGGGGATGGATATTTACGCTAATCTTATTTTAACAGATAAACTAACAGATGTAAAATTAGAAGTGCTATCTGATGCGGTTACCCAAAAATTTGATTACGAGAAACGTGTTGAGTACAGTTTATTTGATTCACAATATAAGTTAGCAAAATTGGATTTGAAACGTCAACGATTTTCTTACTTGCCAACTGCATTTGCTTATGGAAGTGTGAGTGGCGCTGCTCAGCGAAATGAGTTTGATATTTTTGATACCGACAAACAATGGTATCCAACGGGTGTTATTGGGGCAAAAGTAACGTTGCCAATTTTTACTGGGTTTCAGAGACATTATAAAAATCAACAAGCAAAACTTTCTGTTTTGAAAGCAGAAAACAATGTTGATTTTATTAAAAAATCAATTGACCTCGAATTAGCATCTGCAACTTCCATTTTGAAAAATGCAGCCATGTCTTTAGAAAATCAGAAAAAGAACATTGCCATCGCAGAAGAAGTAGTGCGCGTTTCGAAACTGAAATATGAGCAAGGCGTTGGTTCGAATTTGGAAATGATTACTGCTGAAACCAGTTTGAAAGAAGCACAAACAAATTACTTTAATGCACTGTTTGATGCACTTGTCGCAAAAATTGATTTTGATAAAGCAAACGGAAATCTTAAATAA
- a CDS encoding TetR/AcrR family transcriptional regulator — protein sequence METKDRILLGAQELFFKYGIKSVTMDDIAKHLAISKKTIYTFFSDKNELVETLMSVKIKEDECELKQIQEESENVIVEVFNMMKHMGAMFSKVNPNIFYDLQKYHPNAWKQFKNFKNDCMAKMVESSIERGIKEGLVRADLNAKILARMRIEQVEMGLNLDVFPPDKFKMLEVQITMIDHFLHGICTLKGHKMINKYKQLTEEE from the coding sequence ATGGAAACAAAAGACAGAATATTGTTAGGTGCACAAGAGCTGTTCTTTAAGTATGGTATTAAGAGTGTTACAATGGATGATATTGCAAAACATTTGGCGATATCCAAAAAAACAATTTATACTTTTTTTAGCGACAAAAATGAATTAGTAGAAACATTAATGAGCGTTAAAATTAAAGAAGATGAGTGTGAATTAAAACAAATTCAGGAAGAATCAGAGAATGTAATTGTTGAGGTGTTTAACATGATGAAACACATGGGTGCAATGTTTTCAAAAGTAAATCCGAATATTTTTTACGATTTACAAAAGTACCACCCCAACGCCTGGAAACAATTCAAAAATTTCAAAAATGATTGTATGGCAAAAATGGTGGAAAGTTCAATAGAACGTGGCATCAAAGAAGGGTTGGTTCGGGCAGATTTAAATGCAAAAATTTTGGCTCGAATGCGTATCGAACAAGTAGAGATGGGACTAAACCTAGATGTTTTCCCACCTGATAAATTTAAAATGCTGGAAGTTCAAATAACCATGATTGATCATTTTCTTCATGGTATTTGTACACTCAAAGGACATAAAATGATTAATAAATATAAACAACTTACCGAAGAAGAATAA